The Lycium barbarum isolate Lr01 chromosome 10, ASM1917538v2, whole genome shotgun sequence genome includes a region encoding these proteins:
- the LOC132616108 gene encoding uncharacterized protein LOC132616108, which yields MHADDDAYHPIIDFMSSSSTSAPEVQSPAVIRSEGPFQAFASSGPISLAVMAQQFSGQTSSSYGMTEGPLPAFTGQSSSIGRRLSFTDSPMAFDVGSSHIPVPDVQTLEPQDTGVIQEEVHQRRSKRERRQTRCGTGGKKGHCKN from the exons ATGCATGCAGATGATGATGCATATCACCCAATAATAGATTTTATGTCCAGCTCATCGACGTCAGCTCCCGAGGTTCAATCACCAGCGGTAATCAGAAGTGAGGGGCCTTTTCAGGCATTCGCATCGTCTGGGCCTATTAGCCTGGCGGTTATGGCCCAACAGTTTAGTGGTCAGACAAGCAGCTCTTATGGGATGACTGAGGGGCCTTTACCTGCATTCACTGGACAGAGCTCTTCAATTGGGAGGAGACTGAGTTTTACCGAT TCTCCCATGGCATTTGATGTTGGATCCTCACACATTCCTGTGCCGGATGTACAGACTTTAGAGCCACAG gaTACAGGTGTGATACAAGAGGAGGTTCACCAACGTAGATCAAAACGAGAACGTCGTCAAACTCGGTGTGGCACGGGGGGGAAAAAGGGACAttgtaaaaattaa